One genomic window of Plasmodium falciparum 3D7 genome assembly, chromosome: 10 includes the following:
- a CDS encoding RING zinc finger protein, putative, giving the protein MNGDHNKYVKGDISRYKEKNKLNKNIKLEKEILHINESDVEGSHKYESYESCDISVSSPRNINEEGNKKKDSKKNKKGTKVNYLVNYNRYKPTRIYLFKKRCTYPYVKKNINQYINCNFRYYVKEKDYLFQNIDEHIKWDQIEKVDYIIYDNTYLTCPICLEDNIISPRITKCRHIFCFFCILKYFIDEEKKIWKKCPICFEIINENDLRIVKFHYVKNYNINEKINLCLLYTQNNKIHLKSERLYFNNNFNITNNYFIKDNKVIDYKYFVNINYMNENLTTVTQSYSEQIHKLNLNCGVQFSKIFYIYNPLSIWIKDLCIFNFILTNNNFKFLASDHNVIQKAITNIKLKISDYLNIPIDKLNPKLKMDQKNFDAFYLYDNLAHDVYDSIEQIKNEMKLEMELTKNQRDSNFKVPISNTSKKKNQDVTDSKDLNQIYFYQCIDGQCIFLDPFILNLLFYEYDQDMNRLPKFLCNKEITHIESFELDEKIRKRYAILSHLPLGVNVLFVSINIDDLLSNRTKEHFSKEIAVQKNKHHNIMKRKMKEEKYLKLLADEEINRKEKNYWNLTSNKIVMTNTENYLSSSITRYSKEEEEKYLHGELYEQHSYEHSNENSNVYLPGQSYKYVTQHSYEYLPEQMYKENNSLTDENLLLKRMIDLDHLKIKKESNEHSKYMENKNSVNESSKKKKKKKHAGNKSNSISPRSNVDINNSNEKNEELPKRSFLEIAKKKCEVNDNKIQMEKKNDENLSIGSGPVSINLLDLINNKKSKKKKKNEVTQLK; this is encoded by the exons ATGAATGGtgatcataataaatatgtaaaaggAGATATTAGTAGATATAaggagaaaaataaattaaacaaaaatataaaattggaAAAGGAGATATTACATATTAATGAGAGTGATGTAGAAGGATCGCATAAATATGAATCATATGAAAGTTGTGATATAAGTGTTAGTAGTCctagaaatataaatgaggagggaaataaaaagaaggatagtaaaaaaaataagaaaggtACTAAAGTGAATTATTTAGTAAATTATAATAGATATAAACCAacaagaatatatttatttaaaaagagaTGTACTTATccatatgtaaaaaaaaatattaatcaatatattaattgtaattttagatattatgtaaaagaaaaagattatttatttcagaATATTgatgaacatataaaatgGGATCAAATAGAAAAGGttgattatattatatatgataatactTATTTAACATGTCCTATATGTCTTgaagataatattatatctcCAAGAATAACTAAATGTAgacatatattttgttttttttgtattttaaaatattttattgatgaagaaaaaaagatatgGAAAAAATGTCCAATCTGTTTTGAAATCATTAATGAAAATGATTTACGCATTGTTAAATTTCATTATGTTAAAAATTAcaatattaatgaaaaaattaatttatgtttattatatacacaaaataacaaaatacatttaaaatCAGAgagattatattttaataataattttaatattactaataattattttataaaagataataaagttatcgattataaatattttgtaaatataaattatatgaatgaaaatCTAACAACAGTCACCCAATCCTATTCAGAACaaatacataaattaaaCCTAAATTGCGGTGTACaattttcaaaaattttttatatatacaatccTTTATCTATATGGATAAAagatttatgtatttttaattttattcttacaaacaataattttaaatttctTGCTTCAGATCATAATGTTATACAAAAAGctataacaaatattaaattaaaaattagtGACTATCTAAATATACCTATAGACAAGTTAAATCCAAAACTTAAAATGGATCAAAAGAATTTTGATGCATTTTATTTGTACGACAATCTAGCCCACGACGTCTAC GACAGCattgaacaaataaaaaatgaaatgaaattaGAAATGGAATTGACAAAAAACCAGAGGGATTCAAATTTTAAAGTACCCATTTCAAATACGAGCAAAAAGAAAAACCAAGACGTGACCGATTCGAAGGATTTAAATC aaatatatttttatcagtGCATTGACGGCCAGTGCATATTCCTAGATCCATTTATTTTGAA TTTACTGTTTTATGAATACGATCAGGATATGAACAGGCTCCCCAAGTTTTTATGCAATAAAGAAATAACCCATATTGAATCATTCGAACTAGATgagaaaataagaaaaag atatGCAATATTATCGCACTTGCCTCTTGGTGTTAATGTCTTATTTGTTTCCATCAATATAG atGATTTGTTGTCCAATAGAACAAAGGAACATTTTTCA aAAGAAATAGctgtacaaaaaaataaacatcacaatattatgaaaagaaaaatgaaggAAGAAAAGTACTTGAAACTTTTAGCa GATGAAGAAATTAacagaaaagaaaaaaattattggaATTTAACTAGCAACAAAATTGTAATGACCAATACAGAAAATTATTTAAGCTCCAGCATAACAAg atattcaaaagaagaagaagaaaaatatttgcATGGAGAATTATACGAACAACACTCTTATGAACACAGCAATGAAAATTCAAATGTTTATTTACCCGGACagtcatataaatatgtaactCAACACTCATACGAATATTTACCTGAACAAatgtataaagaaaataattccCTTACCgatgaaaatttattattaaagagAATGATAGATCTCGaccatttaaaaattaaaaaagaatcaAATGAACATTCAAAGTACATGGAGAATAAAAATAGTGTGAATGAgtcttcaaaaaaaaaaaaaaaaaaaaaacatgcaGGAAACAAAAGTAATAGCATATCTCCTCGTAGCAAtgtagatataaataattcaaatgaaaaaaatgaagaattacCAAAAAGAAGTTTTCTTGAAATAGCTAAAAAGAAATGTGAAGTTAATGACAATAAAATACAgatggagaaaaaaaatgacgaAAATTTAAGCATAGGATCTGGGCCAGTCAGTATTAATTTGTTAGAtttgataaataataaaaaatccaaaaagaaaaaaaaaaacgaagtAACGCAGTTAAAATGA
- a CDS encoding rhoptry associated adhesin produces MKRFFVLFVIFLVHIWSENVDTFKCNYSKKKKNGHHIKRHITNDEEKKKEYSFLMLGKENEEENKENKENNQNVNKDNNDNNNNEKKNEEQNHNNEKKQEEVINNNNNNVENKKEEENHNNDKKTDEQNHVNEKKQEGENNKHKKDDTIPPEKKINKENLLEYGTHDKEGHFIPSYKTLTDEILSTNNAMEKASSFLKIACSHVMKLIEFIPESKLSSQYIKVDNKNIYLKDIAVECQNIYFNLEKFSMTLIVFNSKINKFIYSQEK; encoded by the exons ATGAAAAGATTTTTTGTgttatttgttatttttctTGTGCATATATGGTCAGAAAATGTTGATACCTTTAAATGTAATTAttcgaagaaaaaaaaaaacggaCATCATATTAAGCGCCACATAACAAATgatgaggaaaaaaaaaaggaatacaGTTTTCTCATGCTAGGTAAAGAAAacgaagaagaaaataaagaaaacaaagaaaacaatcaaaatgtaaataaagataataatgataacaataacaatgaaaaaaaaaatgaagaacaaAACCAtaacaatgaaaaaaaacaagaagaagtaattaataacaacaataataatgtagaaaataaaaaagaagaagaaaaccATAATAACGATAAAAAAACAGATGAACAAAATCATGTTaacgaaaaaaaacaagaaggagaaaataataaacacaAAAAAGATGACACGATACCaccagaaaaaaaaattaataaagaaaatttattAGAATATGGTACTCATGATAAAGAAGGACATTTTATTCCTTCCTACAAAACATTAACAGATGAAATCTTATCAACAAATAATGCAATG GAAAAAGCTTCGAGCTTTCTAAAAATCGCCTGCTCTCACGTCATGAAACTCATAGAATTCATACCCGAGTCCAAATTATCTTCTCAATATATTAAagttgataataaaaatatatacttaaaaGATATAGCTGTAGAATGTcagaatatttatttcaacTTAGAAAAATTTTCTATGACTTTAATTGTCTTTAAttcaaaaataaacaaatttatttattcacaagaaaaatga
- a CDS encoding cytochrome b-c1 complex subunit 7, putative, whose translation MSLHKEICNYIVKFSSKPVQRLGYEPPKKKRSILRELYHKLIFPYYFKFIRAPYERWQFCATTKFLREHGLMYDDMYSDKDPVIERAISLLPKDIQTRRYRRMLRGTHINYLRLFLHPSEQNYDPYIPYLAPYIEEAKFQLQEEEELLGYHPYDRRLYSGGTTGFGDLEPGLHFLVSIPNLYGAAIPHSKKK comes from the exons atgtcTCTACATAAAGAAATTTGTAACTACATTGTAAAATTCAGCTCCAAGCCTGTTCAGAGGTTAGGATATGAACCACctaaaaaaaagagaagtATATTAAGAGAATTATatcataaattaatatttccatattattttaaatttataagaGCACCATATGAGAGATGGCAATTTTGTGCCACCACTAAATTTTTAAGAGAGCATG gaTTAATGTATGATGATATGTACAGTGATAAAGATCCAGTTATTGAAAGAGCTATATCCTTATTACCGAAAGATATACAAACAAGGAGATATAGAAGGATGTTAAGAGGAACAcacataaattatttaagacTTTTTTTACATCCTTCAGAACAAAATTATGATCCATATATACCATACCTCGCACCATATATAGAAGAAGCTAAATTTCAATtacaagaagaagaagaattatTAGGTTATCATCCATACGATAGAAGACTGTATTCAGGTGGTACCACAGGATTTGGTGATTTAGAACCTGGATTACATTTTTTAGTTTCTATTCCTAACTTGTATGGAGCAGCCATACCtcattccaaaaaaaaataa
- a CDS encoding hypoxanthine-guanine phosphoribosyltransferase, whose product MPIPNNPGAGENAFDPVFVKDDDGYDLDSFMIPAHYKKYLTKVLVPNGVIKNRIEKLAYDIKKVYNNEEFHILCLLKGSRGFFTALLKHLSRIHNYSAVETSKPLFGEHYVRVKSYCNDQSTGTLEIVSEDLSCLKGKHVLIVEDIIDTGKTLVKFCEYLKKFEIKTVAIACLFIKRTPLWNGFKADFVGFSIPDHFVVGYSLDYNEIFRDLDHCCLVNDEGKKKYKATSL is encoded by the exons ATGCCAATACCaaataa tCCAGGAGCTGGTGAAAATGCCTTTGATCCCGTTTTCGTAAAGGATGACGATGGTTATGACCTTGATTCTTTTATGATCCCTGCACATTATAAA AAATATCTTACCAAGGTCTTAGTTCCAAATGGTGTCATAAAAAACCGTATTGAGAAATTGGCTTATGATATTAAAAAGGTGTACAACAATGAAGAGTTTCATATTCTTTGTTTGTTGAAAGGTTCTCGTGGTTTTTTCACTGCTCTCTTAAAGCATTTAAGTagaatacataattatagtGCCGTTGAGACGTCCAAACCATTATTTGGAGAACACTACGTACGTGTGAAATCCTATTGTAATGACCAATCAACAGGTACATTAGAAATTGTAAGTGAAGATTTATCTTGTTTAAAAGGAAAACATGTATTAATTGTTGAAGATATTATTGATACTGGTAAAACATTAGTAAAGTTTTGTGAATACTTAAAGAAATTTGAAATAAAAACCGTTGCCATCGCTTgtctttttattaaaagaacaCCTTTGTGGAATGGTTTTAAAGCTGATTTCGTTGGATTCTCAATTCCTGATCACTTTGTTGTTGGTTATAGTTTAGACTATAATGAAATTTTCAGAGATCTTGACCATTGTTGTTTGGTTAATGATGagggaaaaaagaaatataaagcaacttcattataa
- a CDS encoding phosphoglucomutase, putative — protein sequence MENIKNEQVMKFLELWNIFKKPQYLIDETIEILKKNDEEELKCLFLKRLNFGTAGLRGKMCVGFNAMNVVTIMQTTQGLCSYLINTYGLNLCKNRGIIFGFDGRYHSESFAHVAASVCLSKGFRVYLFAQTVATPILCYSNLKKNCLCGVMVTASHNPKLDNGYKVYASNGAQIIPPVDKNISNCILNNLEPWKDAYEYLNENFYLKDTSLVEDIYFEMYDSFMDDLKHEFNFNCYRNSRTKLAIVYSPMHGIGRKFVQGIMHVVGFNNLLTVPQQALPDSDFSTVSFPNPEEKGALDMSMELADKVCSPIVVANDPDADRFACAEKFNNKWKVFSGDELGIIFAYHLMKQYEKKNIDKSKHVFLCTVVCSRMLKKLCEKYGYKYDETLTGFKWIINKAIEYNEQNYTILYCYEEALGHALTRHVKDKCGISALGYWIEIAVYLYENNLTFHQYLETIREEIGYFVNNNGYYIVLDSNDIVSIFNEFRSNGLYKTNLGSYKIIHIRDLTTGYDSTTADKKSLIAPTPDSQNITIHFENTAILTIRASGTEPKVKWYAEISRDTYEQAKKEIDQLIDEVMPMFMQPNKYNVKKS from the coding sequence atggaaaatataaaaaatgaacagGTTATGAAATTCCTAGAACTGTGgaatatatttaagaaaCCCCAGTATTTAATTGATGAGAcaatagaaatattaaaaaaaaacgatgaagaagaattaaaatgtttgtttttaaaaagattAAATTTTGGTACAGCTGGATTAAGAGGTAAAATGTGTGTAGGTTTTAATGCCATGAATGTAGTTACTATAATGCAAACAACACAAGGATTATgttcatatttaataaatacatatggtttaaatttatgtaaaaatagAGGTATAATTTTTGGATTCGATGGTAGATATCATTCTGAATCTTTTGCTCATGTAGCTGCTTCTGTTTGTTTATCTAAAGGATTTAGAGTGTACTTATTTGCACAAACAGTTGCTACAcctatattatgttattcaaatttaaaaaagaattgtTTATGTGGTGTTATGGTCACTGCTTCTCACAACCCTAAATTAGATAATGGTTATAAAGTGTATGCATCTAATGGAGCTCAGATAATCCCACCagttgataaaaatatttcgaattgtatattaaataatttagaaCCTTGGAAAGATgcatatgaatatttaaatgagAATTTCTATTTAAAAGATACATCATTAGttgaagatatatattttgaaatgtATGATTCTTTTATGGATGATTTAAAACatgaatttaattttaattgttATAGAAATTCACGTACAAAACTAGCTATTGTATATTCACCTATGCATGGTATTGGTAGAAAATTTGTACAAGGTATTATGCATGTAGTAggttttaataatttacttACCGTTCCACAACAAGCATTACCTGATTCAGATTTTTCAACAGTATCATTTCCTAATCCAGAAGAAAAAGGAGCATTAGATATGTCAATGGAACTAGCTGATAAGGTATGTAGTCCTATAGTAGTAGCTAATGATCCTGATGCAGATAGATTTGCTTGTGCAGagaaatttaataataaatggaAAGTTTTTTCTGGTGATGAATTAGGAATAATTTTTGCTTATCATTTAATGAaacaatatgaaaaaaaaaacattgaTAAATCGAAACATGTTTTTCTATGTACAGTTGTGTGTTCAAGGATgctaaaaaaattatgtgaaAAATATggttataaatatgatgaaacACTCACAGGATTTAAATGGATAATAAATAAAGCTATAGAATACaatgaacaaaattataccattttatattgttatgAAGAAGCTTTAGGACATGCTCTAACACGACATGTTAAAGATAAATGTGGTATATCTGCATTAGGTTATTGGATAGAAATTGCAGTATacttatatgaaaataatttaacatTTCATCAATATTTAGAAACTATTAGAGAAGAAATAGGctattttgtaaataataatggttATTATATTGTACTTGATTCTAACGATATTGTAAGTATATTCAATGAATTTAGATCTAACGGTTTATATAAAACGAATTTAGGTTCAtacaaaattatacatattagaGATTTAACAACAGGATATGATTCTACTACTGCAGATAAAAAATCATTAATCGCACCTACACCAGATTCTCAAAATATTACCATACATTTTGAAAATACAGCCATTCTAACTATTAGGGCAAGTGGTACAGAACCAAAAGTAAAATGGTATGCAGAAATCTCTAGAGATACATATGAACAAGCCAAAAAAGAGATAGATCAACTAATAGATGAAGTTATGCCTATGTTTATGCaaccaaataaatataacgtAAAGAaatcataa